The Erinaceus europaeus chromosome 17, mEriEur2.1, whole genome shotgun sequence nucleotide sequence tcctatccaacagcaacatcaataataactacaacaataaaacaaggacaacaaaagggaatgaataaataaatattaaatttttttaaaacaaaaatgtgaATGTGGATATAGAACTCTAGCAGTCTATTGTTGGACTTATCTTTCATATCTCCCATGGCCTAATGCATGTCTGACTTCACTGGTACACAATAttgatatttattaaaataaatgaataattaggTGACATCACTCTCATTTTTAAAGATAGACATTGAGTACGCCACCGGATGGAAAAATTCATTCCAGAGGGTCATCTGTCAATTTTCTTTTCAAAGCACAaagtatttcttttcattttttatgtgaATTTATTTCAACTTAAGTTAGTTGATATAATACTCATTATAATATTATAAGAAAATAGGAATATTTTCTGCCtctagttatctctctctctctctctctacacacacacacacacacacacacacacacacacacacactaagagaGTGAGAATACAGTTCACCCACTATAGAAGGTGAACCATTACACAAAATACAAGTTTCTACTTAAACCCAACctccctcacctccttcctattcCTTCCAATAACCACCATAGCTTTCACAGAATCTAAGAGTCAGTTTTATTCCTATTACTTTTGCAAGTTTGTTTTCTTTGATCTATAGCCCACCTAGGATTAGCAACACCTGGTGGtttcctttgattcttttttttttgtcctcctgGGCTATCGCTGGGGGGCTCattgccggcactacgaatccactgctcctggtggccatttttttaataggctgggacaggcagaaattgagaaagggggggaaaagagagggggagagaaaagacatcagcaaacctgctttaccgcttatgaagcaaacccccaCAAATGGGGCACCGGagactcgaactgggttccttgtgcgggtccttgtgcaggtccttgtgcttcatactatgtgcgcttaacctggtgcactgccaCTCAGCCCCCTTCCTTTGATTCTTTACTTATAACTACTATAGTTATATCTGTCATAACTACTATAGTTATAGCTGTCATAACTAGTTATATCTGTCCACTGAAACCCAAGTTCATCCTTTCTAGTGGCTGAGTAGTGCTTCATTAAGTATTGGTCCAAAACCTTCCATATCTAATCATCTATTGGTGAGTATGTAGGCTGATTTCCAAATGTTGGAtagaatagtgcagctatgaacataatcATAATGTTACATACACCTTTTctaatcagtgtgtgtgtgggtgtgtgtgtgtatgtgcgcacACACGCACCCCCTCTGGATATCTGTCAAGAAGTATTATTGTAAAACCataatatatttccatttttaatttttaaggactctccatgccATTTCCACAGGGAGGGCACCAGTTTATAATCCCACCAACAGTGGGTcagaattcctttcctggggagtcgggcggtagtgcagcgggttaagcgcatgtggcacaaagctcaaggaccagtgtaaggatcccggttcgagccccctggctccccacctgcaggggagtcgcttcacagctggtgaagcaggtctgcaggtgtctgtctttctctccactctctgtcttcccctcctctctccatttctctctgtcctatccaacaacgacaacatcaataataactacaacaacaagggcaacaaaaaggaataaatatttttttaaaaaaagaattcctttccTATCCTCCCTATCAAGTTCAGAGCATTTCTTATAAggactttctgtttgtttgtttgtttgtttgtttgacttgACCTTTAATTGCTATTATCTCAAACTATTTTCCAGGAACCTTTTGTCATGATCATGAATATGCTCAGTTCCTTGACTGCAACAGCTGGGATTGCTTTGACCATCATCAGCTTTAAATAtcagtacatgtactgccaggcaCCTTCCCTTGAGGGAATCTGTGTGATAGGCAGAATCCTTTTCAATGTAAGTGGTCTTATTCCAGATGGCGTATCTTCACTTTCTCATTAACAGTGATTGAGAGGTTGTGATTCACCATTTTTGATTCAATCACTGAAGTTGTGTCACCATTTAACTGTTAAGAAACATATTGtaaggagtggggcggtagcgcagcaggttaagcgcatgtggcgcaaagtgcaaggacatgggtaaggatcctggttcgagcccttggctccccacctgtaggggagtcgcttcacaggtggtgaagcaggtctgcaagtgtctatctttctctccccgtcttccttcctctctccatttctctctgtcctatccaacaacgacgacatcaataacaacaataataactacaacaagaagaaaaaaacaagggcaataaaaggggataaataacactttaaaaaaagaaagagaaaagaaacatatgGGGGGGGGCGCTAGCACagtagcacatggcgcaaagcacaaggaccagagtccagcccccagcaccccaccagcaggggggggttgcttcacaagaggtaaagcaggtctgcaggtgtctatctttctgtccctctgtcttcccctcctctctcgatttctctctgtcctatccagcaacaacagcagcaatgcaacaataacaacagcaagggcaacaaaaatggtaaaaatggccttcacaagcagtggatttgtagtacaggcaccaagccccaacaataaccttggagacaaaaagaaaaagaaagaaagaaacatattgTAGGGTGATGCTTAAGATGACTTAGGAGCTGTAGTGTGTGGATGTGAATCTTGGTTTTGAATCTTAAACACTTGTAATCTGGGAGCTAGGGAGacggcacagcaggttaaacacacatattacaatgtgcaaggacccaggttcaagccccggtcctcacctgcaagaggaaagcttcatgagtggtgaaacagggctgcaggtatctctctgtctctgtccctctctataccccccttcctctctatttctggctatctctatcaaataaataatgataataaaattttaaataaaaaacaacttgTAATCTTAGCCTATCGGTTTATCTTTTCCTTAGTTTTCCCCCTGTGTAACATGGAAATAATACCTCTCACACTAGAGTGGGGGTggatggtggtgcaactggttaaatgCAAGTCACCATGCATACTAGACTATTGTGGGGACCACAAAGATTACAACACTACTGTAAATAGTCTGTAACTATtcaggggggggagggagggtggtggtgcacctgtttgaatacacacaaggacccttgttcaagccctTTCTATCTTAACCCTTAatatgacattatttttatatgtacCAACAAATTCGAAAGTCATTTCCCTCTAACTTCCCAAGCAAACCCTGAGTTTTCATGCTATTACAACTGGCCACATTTTGAAGACTGTTGGCCAGAAAATTCTAAGAAGAAAAATCAATCATTTCAATATGATTCCATCACTGATGCTTCTGGGAACATCTAAAAATACAGGTTTCCCCAGTCACTGGTCATAGAGCAGAATATAAGTGTCCTTGGCTTAGACTTATAAAGTGGCACAAGTTCCAGTCCAACATTGTATGATTCTATCGTCTTTCGCAGGGAATTTTGTCTGTCTTACTGATCATCACCATAGCAGAGCTTAGCCTCTCTATTTCCATCGCTGCCTTTAGAAGCAAGTGTTGGACACGGTCAAATGAGGTGCGTCCATATCATGTCCTTGTTTCTATCAATGTCTACGGGGGCACCCCAATGTTTTCAGGTATTTGTGAGCATGGTGGTATTTTCTGGGGTTGACCTAAACTTTTACAGCTCAGGAAAGTGAAGGTGTGTGTGTCAGGGCCTCATGTCAGGCCAAAGGGGCAGGCTTGGAGGGCTGAGGGAGGATGGTTCAGGATGGGTGAGGTCCTTAGTATGTGAAACCATCCATggtggagcagtggagcagaaaagagcgagagggagagaaagagagagagaaagagagagagagagagagagagagagaccactggaCTACTAGCTAACTCCTGCTTGCTAGCTCCCATTTACTTCTGTTCCAGTTGGCTGACATAAGATGCATTACATCATGTACATCAGGTGTACAGAGTGTGGTATGCAAAACACGGGCTGTAGGTCAAAGCTAAACATGGGCTCTGAGTCAGGGTGTATCCGTATCCCCACAGTGTGGGGTAAGTTGCAAACTGAAAGCTCACACCACCCTGTGAGTCATGTATACTTCCTTTCTTGGTTTTATCTGCTATCGACAGCCATCCCTACTTGGATGCAACTGCTTATCTACCAGAGAAAAATATATGCGAGATCAGATTTCATGGGAACTCAAATTGCTATAGCCTGGCTgcatgagagaggagaagaagaatgtttAAATACTAACACTATATATAGTAATCATTATAGCTTATATCGACTCAAAGGTCACTGCGTCTGTCAATGCTACTGTCACTTCGTACCAACTTGACCTTAACAAGACTATGAAGACACTCTTagtttaattacaaaaaaaaaaaagtgtcacttTGGTGTTATGAGACATCAGGGTTCTGATTCAAGTAATTTTGCATGGTTGTGGGGTCAAGCAGCTCATGAAGATTCCAGGTGTTCCAACAAAGGTTTTGAAACCCTGATTAATCtgacacttgtttttttttttaatccaccaTTTATTCACAGCTTTtggacacttctttttttttaatattttattttatttatttattcccttttgttgcccttgttgttttattgttgtagttattattgttgtcgttgttggataggatagagagaaatggagggaggaggggaagacagagagggggagagaaagatagacacctgcagacctgcttcaccgcctgtgaagcgactcccctgcaggtggggagccggggtttgaactgggatccttatgccggtccttgtgctttgcgccacctgcgcttaacccgctgcgctacagcccgactcccagcttttggACACTTCTTGACTCTCCTTCCACACATTCCACACTGTCTTAATTTCTGTAGCTCTAGCGTAATTCCTTCTCCTTGTGGTGAAATATATGTGAACTGCTATTTACCTTCAGTCATTTGCAGGCATGAAAATGAGAAGCTTTAAATGCAATCATAATGATTTGCAATCttcaacattatttatacccATGTTTTCATCATCTCTAGTCAAACATAAAACAGtaacttctccctcccctcaaccCACCACAAGAACTACTATTGTACTTTCCATCTCTGTTTATTTTCTGCTATCAACTCCTTCTTCTAGATAATACATAAAAGAGGAATGATATACTTACTATCTGTATATCGAGCTATTAGCAGATTCAGTTCTGTTGggagccctcttcctggttcataGTCATTTTCTTACTGTGTCCTCAAACACTAAGAGGTTTAGGAGAGTCCTTTAGAATTCCTTTTATAGGGGTGTGAATCCCATTTGTAAAGTTCTAACCACCATGACCTAACCAGTCAACAAAGGCTACCCTCCAAATGCACAGGAGGAGTCCTTAAGTCCCCACGTGAGTTTGAAAGAATACAAACACATACTAATATACATCTAACAGTGCCTACTTGTCTGCCATCACACTATTCTGTAATcgtttatttttctaaatatttatttatttcttcccttttgtcgctcttgttgtttattgttgtagtgattattgatatcattgttgttggatagggcagagagatgtggaaagaggaagggaagacaaagagggggataaaagaagagatacctgcagacctagcgactcccctgcaggtggggagccgggggttcggactgggacccttatgctggtccttgagctttgcgccacctgcgcttgacccgctgtgctactgcccgactcccaaccattTATTTTTTGTACCTACTTTCCACTCTTCTATCTAAACTTTGAATTCTATCTTACTTCATCTTACTTTTGGCCTGAAAGATTCTTATCACCTATCAAAATATAGATCAAATACTACGACCTCTTTTGTAAAGCATTGCTTGACTCAGAATTAAGGTACATAAGACATTTGGAATCGGTTTCTATAATGACATCTGATAAATAATAGCTATTCTCTATTTGTGTACTGGTCTACCTAGAATTGAAAGCTCTCTGTAGATGAAACCCACAACTAATTATCTTTGATCTCCAGGATCTAATTCATCTAGAAGGTGATCAATAATCATAACTGAGTATATGAACACTGAATAGATggtttaaaatatcttaaaagctTTATATTTGTATGGGAAGAATGGTTCAGGTCATATAAAGCATTCCCACATGCAATACTGAGATGACACAAAGTAATAATTTGaccaaaatgaatgaaaatgcaGCTTTTGTTTTCTGCCCCCTTGTTCATACACATTTCTTACACTGAAgcaaggcaaataataataataataataataataataatttggggCTACAAAGAGGGAGAATACATCAAGATTCTTGTTGTATTAATGCTTCCCCTACTCCTTGGTTTTACAGATTGTGTTCTTCTTGCCTATGGACGTGACCCCAGAGAGTGAACTTGAACACATTGCAGAAGAAAatgctataatacaatttgaactTCAAGAGGAGTCTTCCAACGATGAAACAACTGCAAATGTACAACCTGTTTTCATCGGAGGCTATACTTTCTACAAGCTGAGAGTCTCAAAAGGGTCTCTGGCTTACCAACAGTCAGAAAGGAAATACAGCAATAATTACCCATTCTCTTCTATATATATGCAAGATGAACAACAGAAAAGAGCCTATCAAACTTCAACACAGTATGAAGATGTAAATGTGGCGAAAAATTTGGTCATCATACCAGAGATGCCATCCACAGATGTAAACACTGAACCATCAGCAAATGAAACCCTTTATGCTGCTGTTGTAACTCCCCCTGTGATACAAAACCAAATCCTAGAAGCCTTGCCCTTGTCACTCCACGATCTTCCAGCCCAGGATGAACCATCTCAGTCTCTGCAGTCTGAGTCCCATACTGATAAGTCCTCTGGCCTATCTAATGACAAGCCAGAGCAAGAAACACCCTCGCAAGATATAACAGACCAAGACATATTTTCCCAGGCCCAACTTCTGCCAATACCAAGCGAGTTACTTGGCCAATCATTCCACTCTGCACTGTCCCAAACTCAGCAACCATCCAAATCCTTATTTGCCCAGGCTATACAGACCCTTCTTACTAAAAAACACCAGGAACAACAAACCTCAGAGGCTTCCATCTTCCAAATTGTCCATTCTCTAATTGAACAACACCCAGCTCAGCAAAGCtcagaagcctcaagcatgcaggGTGTTCAGTACCTACATCAACACCACCAAGAGGAGCAATTCTCAGAAGTCTTCCAGGCTTCACAGTTTCTTGATGATCGTCTAGATTCTCAGAACTTGGAATCTGCCACTGTGCAGGCTGAGCGGTCATGTGACAAGCAACATCTAGATCAGCAAGGCCCGGAAGATGCATCGCCCCACAATATACAGTCTCTTAATGAACAACAGGTAGGCCAGCAGTTCTCAAAGTTCTGCAAGATCCGGACTATCCAGTATCTTAACAGACTGCAGATGGACCATCAAGCCTTGGAAGCTTCAAAACTCAAGCATGCACAGTATCTCCATAAGCAACAGGTAAACCAGCAGTCTTCAGAAGCTTCAAAACTCCAGAGTGCACAGTATCTTAGTAAGCAGCAGACGGACCAACAGTCTTTGGAAACTTCAAAACTCCAGAGTGCACAGTATCTTAGTAAACAGCAGATGGACCAACAGTCTTTGGAAACTTCAAAACTCCAGAGTGCACAGTATCTTAGTAAACAGCAGACGGACCAGCAGTCTTTGGAAACTTCAAAACTCCAAAACGTGCAGTATCTTACTAAGCAGCAGACGGACCAGCAATCTTTGGAAGCCTCAAATCTCCAGGTTGTACAACAAGTAGGCCAACAATCTTTGGAAGCCTCAAATCTCCAGGCTCTGCAGTGTCTTAATATGCAACAAGTAGATCAGCAGTCTTTGGAAGCCTCAAATCTCCAGGCTGTCAACAGACAACTACTCGAGCAACAGTTCTTGGATAATAATCAACAAATGCAACAGAGAAGCCAGCCATCTATACATTTGTTATATCAAGACATGCAGTCAGAAGTCATGCTAATGACTGAAGAGTGGCAAAGTAAAAAGGAACTGCACAGCAAGAAATCCTCAAAGTGGCATTTCTCCGATGAACAACATAAAGCTTTGCAATCTCTAAAACAGAAATCCACAGAGCTGAAAACCCATGAGAAGTCATTCTCAAAGAGGAAATCCATAGATGAGCAAATCAAAGGCTGGCTGTCCCCAAAGAAGCACTCCAAAGACAAGCACTCCCAGACAAAGCAACTCACACAACAGCCCCCGGACAAACAAACTGAAGCTCAATGGGCCCAAATAAAGCAGAGCCTAAATCAAAAATCCTCAAGCAGGCAAGGTGAAGACCAACAGGGACAAGATGATAAGAGAGAGGAACACTTCTCAAAAGAACAGTCAACGGGTGCACAAAATCAAAATCAATTAGAAGTCCCAAAGCTTAAAGATCTCTACCAAGTCGTACAAGCTCTGTCTCGACACCAAAGTCAGGAATTACAAAACAGTTCTCTTCAAGAGACTCAGAATcaagctgaggctccaaaagacCTTGAACCTGAAAGTGTCCAGACACAACTTGTGCAAGTCGACAAGAGTAAGACAGTGTTTGCATCGAAGAGTGCCCAAACAGAAGatatacaaacaaacaacaacagaccGGCCCTTCAATCCACAAGTGTCCAAAAGGAAGCCAGACTAACTGATATGAGGCAAGCAAGAGTTATCCAACCACAAGTTATCCAACCACGTAAGTTGAAGTGTAAGTTTCAGAACTCAGCTGAGCCGCAATTAGAAGAAACAAAGTTAGATTTTCATAGTTCATGTCAAAGCTTAGTGCCTGACTCGTACCCCACTTGCTTGTCTGTTGCAGATTCTGACCACGAATTACACTTCAACATTTCATCTTGCTCAGCAGCAGACAACGAAGACCAGGACTCTGTCTCCTGTTTCCCAATAGAAGAAGAGCAGTCTGAGGACAGTAACTAACATGGAAATCTACCCAAATACCATACTGCTACCAACatggaaacacattaaaaaaaaaaagtgatctccTTTGATCTATGTTCTCAAGTGTGATTGCTACCTTCTCCACTCACAAGAAAATGAAACCATGCAGAGAACTCAAAAGAATTTGCCTTGCATTAAAATGACAGCAAATGTTAAGAAAATATCAGAACTTTCTGGAGAGGGGGTGACATTTAATTCACATTCAACACTCTGCTATCTATCAAGATTAGCGTTTCAATTCATGACTACCAGTTCATCTTACAATTGAATACGCAAAGAAACagcttttcttttccccctatGGTGCCAGTATGTCTTGCCTCCTCTTCTGTGCATGATAGGGATTCACTAACTCAACCAGGAAGGGCTCAATAAACAAAAGAATCAGCAAGGAATAAAACGTAATCACACAAGTCCTTTGGTG carries:
- the MS4A14 gene encoding membrane-spanning 4-domains subfamily A member 14 isoform X3, encoding MESSSMAKRSNRVINIHPNEAVITAFPYEPQSSLLDFLKGEPRVLGTLQVMLALIMVGIGTIFAFNFFKFSQKFPLVFTSGYPFWGPFIFIITGCFSSTKKKITYLEPFVMIMNMLSSLTATAGIALTIISFKYQYMYCQAPSLEGICVIGRILFNGILSVLLIITIAELSLSISIAAFRSKCWTRSNEIVFFLPMDVTPESELEHIAEENAIIQFELQEESSNDETTANVQPVFIGGYTFYKLRVSKGSLAYQQSERKYSNNYPFSSIYMQDEQQKRAYQTSTQYEDVNVAKNLVIIPEMPSTDVNTEPSANETLYAAVVTPPVIQNQILEALPLSLHDLPAQDEPSQSLQSESHTDKSSGLSNDKPEQETPSQDITDQDIFSQAQLLPIPSELLGQSFHSALSQTQQPSKSLFAQAIQTLLTKKHQEQQTSEASIFQIVHSLIEQHPAQQSSEASSMQGVQYLHQHHQEEQFSEVFQASQFLDDRLDSQNLESATVQAERSCDKQHLDQQGPEDASPHNIQSLNEQQVGQQFSKFCKIRTIQYLNRLQMDHQALEASKLKHAQYLHKQQVNQQSSEASKLQSAQYLSKQQTDQQSLETSKLQSAQYLSKQQMDQQSLETSKLQSAQYLSKQQTDQQSLETSKLQNVQYLTKQQTDQQSLEASNLQVVQQVGQQSLEASNLQALQCLNMQQVDQQSLEASNLQAVNRQLLEQQFLDNNQQMQQRSQPSIHLLYQDMQSEVMLMTEEWQSKKELHSKKSSKWHFSDEQHKALQSLKQKSTELKTHEKSFSKRKSIDEQIKGWLSPKKHSKDKHSQTKQLTQQPPDKQTEAQWAQIKQSLNQKSSSRQGEDQQGQDDKREEHFSKEQSTGAQNQNQLEVPKLKDLYQVVQALSRHQSQELQNSSLQETQNQAEAPKDLEPESVQTQLVQVDKSKTVFASKSAQTEDIQTNNNRPALQSTSVQKEARLTDMRQARVIQPQVIQPHSDHELHFNISSCSAADNEDQDSVSCFPIEEEQSEDSN
- the MS4A14 gene encoding membrane-spanning 4-domains subfamily A member 14 isoform X2; the protein is MESSSMAKRSNRVINIHPNEAVITAFPYEPQSSLLDFLKGEPRVLGTLQVMLALIMVGIGTIFAFNFFKFSQKFPLVFTSGYPFWGPFIFIITGCFSSTKKKITYLEPFVMIMNMLSSLTATAGIALTIISFKYQYMYCQAPSLEGICVIGRILFNGILSVLLIITIAELSLSISIAAFRSKCWTRSNEIVFFLPMDVTPESELEHIAEENAIIQFELQEESSNDETTANVQPVFIGGYTFYKLRVSKGSLAYQQSERKYSNNYPFSSIYMQDEQQKRAYQTSTQYEDVNVAKNLVIIPEMPSTDVNTEPSANETLYAAVVTPPVIQNQILEALPLSLHDLPAQDEPSQSLQSESHTDKSSGLSNDKPEQETPSQDITDQDIFSQAQLLPIPSELLGQSFHSALSQTQQPSKSLFAQAIQTLLTKKHQEQQTSEASIFQIVHSLIEQHPAQQSSEASSMQGVQYLHQHHQEEQFSEVFQASQFLDDRLDSQNLESATVQAERSCDKQHLDQQGPEDASPHNIQSLNEQQVGQQFSKFCKIRTIQYLNRLQMDHQALEASKLKHAQYLHKQQVNQQSSEASKLQSAQYLSKQQTDQQSLETSKLQSAQYLSKQQMDQQSLETSKLQSAQYLSKQQTDQQSLETSKLQNVQYLTKQQTDQQSLEASNLQVVQQVGQQSLEASNLQALQCLNMQQVDQQSLEASNLQAVNRQLLEQQFLDNNQQMQQRSQPSIHLLYQDMQSEVMLMTEEWQSKKELHSKKSSKWHFSDEQHKALQSLKQKSTELKTHEKSFSKRKSIDEQIKGWLSPKKHSKDKHSQTKQLTQQPPDKQTEAQWAQIKQSLNQKSSSRQGEDQQGQDDKREEHFSKEQSTGAQNQNQLEVPKLKDLYQVVQALSRHQSQELQNSSLQETQNQAEAPKDLEPESVQTQLVQVDKSKTVFASKSAQTEDIQTNNNRPALQSTSVQKEARLTDMRQARVIQPQVIQPRKLKYSDHELHFNISSCSAADNEDQDSVSCFPIEEEQSEDSN
- the MS4A14 gene encoding membrane-spanning 4-domains subfamily A member 14 isoform X1; amino-acid sequence: MESSSMAKRSNRVINIHPNEAVITAFPYEPQSSLLDFLKGEPRVLGTLQVMLALIMVGIGTIFAFNFFKFSQKFPLVFTSGYPFWGPFIFIITGCFSSTKKKITYLEPFVMIMNMLSSLTATAGIALTIISFKYQYMYCQAPSLEGICVIGRILFNGILSVLLIITIAELSLSISIAAFRSKCWTRSNEIVFFLPMDVTPESELEHIAEENAIIQFELQEESSNDETTANVQPVFIGGYTFYKLRVSKGSLAYQQSERKYSNNYPFSSIYMQDEQQKRAYQTSTQYEDVNVAKNLVIIPEMPSTDVNTEPSANETLYAAVVTPPVIQNQILEALPLSLHDLPAQDEPSQSLQSESHTDKSSGLSNDKPEQETPSQDITDQDIFSQAQLLPIPSELLGQSFHSALSQTQQPSKSLFAQAIQTLLTKKHQEQQTSEASIFQIVHSLIEQHPAQQSSEASSMQGVQYLHQHHQEEQFSEVFQASQFLDDRLDSQNLESATVQAERSCDKQHLDQQGPEDASPHNIQSLNEQQVGQQFSKFCKIRTIQYLNRLQMDHQALEASKLKHAQYLHKQQVNQQSSEASKLQSAQYLSKQQTDQQSLETSKLQSAQYLSKQQMDQQSLETSKLQSAQYLSKQQTDQQSLETSKLQNVQYLTKQQTDQQSLEASNLQVVQQVGQQSLEASNLQALQCLNMQQVDQQSLEASNLQAVNRQLLEQQFLDNNQQMQQRSQPSIHLLYQDMQSEVMLMTEEWQSKKELHSKKSSKWHFSDEQHKALQSLKQKSTELKTHEKSFSKRKSIDEQIKGWLSPKKHSKDKHSQTKQLTQQPPDKQTEAQWAQIKQSLNQKSSSRQGEDQQGQDDKREEHFSKEQSTGAQNQNQLEVPKLKDLYQVVQALSRHQSQELQNSSLQETQNQAEAPKDLEPESVQTQLVQVDKSKTVFASKSAQTEDIQTNNNRPALQSTSVQKEARLTDMRQARVIQPQVIQPRKLKCKFQNSAEPQLEETKLDFHSSCQSLVPDSYPTCLSVADSDHELHFNISSCSAADNEDQDSVSCFPIEEEQSEDSN